The DNA segment acaaaaaaaaacgaaacaaaaaaggtaataaaTAACGCACACAACCAAACTTCACTATGGCTTTCAGAGATGCTTGCAGAAGCTGGGCTTGGAAACAGATGGCGTAGAGATGATCGGGCGAACGTTCCTTGCCACCAAAGGGTGGACGGTCTTCTTTGGTGCTTGCTTACCATCCGTGGTAGGCGGGCGCGTACTTGAGCAGCGGAGCGGGCGCATGAGCGACGACCGCCGGTGCCGAGTGGACGTACGACACGACCGGGGCCGGTGCGGCGTACTTAACCACCGGTGCCGCATGCACCACCGGCGCGTGCACCTGATGGATGGTGGCGTAGCTGGTGGCCGCCGGTGCAACCGCCTTCACGATCGGGGCCGGCGCCACGGCATACTTCAGCACGGGGGCCGGTGCGGCATGGACGACCGATACGGCCGGCGCGGCGTACTTCACGTACGGTGCCGGAGCGGCCGCAACGTACGACAGCCCGTGATCGCCGTAGTAGCCCGGAGCGGCCCGCACGGCGGCGATCAGTCCCAGGAGAAGCTACCGGAATCGAACAGAACAGGCTGGAAGTTGAGTACGAGGATAATTGCGCAATTCTGAATAGCTCTTACCAGAATCTTCATGTTTGGTGGCAAAATTGGCTgcaataaagcaaacaaagtACGAAGCTATGGCTAGAATGGTGCAAACGAACTCAATTGAAACACTCCATCACGGCGAGCTTTTATAGATCTGCGCTGGTTCGCGTCCGAGTCTCCGTAAAGGGAAGCCCTACGCTTCTCACACGATGGAAGCGAAGATCAACGCCAACGACAGCACGGCGgtagatacacacacacacacacacacacacgtacacaaaccGGGCTCCCTTACATTGTGGAATGTCCAAATGGGGAATGTTAcgctttttttcgctctccttctctctctctctttctgcacTGTCCGCTGGCCTTACAAGCTGCAACTGTGCCGTGGTCGTGCGACTGCATGCCTAACCCCATTACCCAGTGGCAACCGGCAGTGCGGCCGCTGAAAGGGAAATTGGCCACCGCCACAAAGTGCATGATCTTCGTTCGATGACAGCTAATCGAAAGGGATCGATGGTGGG comes from the Anopheles coluzzii chromosome 2, AcolN3, whole genome shotgun sequence genome and includes:
- the LOC120953583 gene encoding cuticle protein 16.5-like; its protein translation is MKILLLLGLIAAVRAAPGYYGDHGLSYVAAAPAPYVKYAAPAVSVVHAAPAPVLKYAVAPAPIVKAVAPAATSYATIHQVHAPVVHAAPVVKYAAPAPVVSYVHSAPAVVAHAPAPLLKYAPAYHGW